The following coding sequences lie in one Capnocytophaga stomatis genomic window:
- a CDS encoding PASTA domain-containing protein, which yields MLKNIVKNPKVKNVFFHLALAVLALVVLGFLMLKFLKVWTNHGEYVVVPDLTKKTLTEVEFILKENNLRYEVLDSTNYDPKFPAFSVISQSPEATEHVKENRKIYLTINPSGYRKVTVPKVIQITRRSAEATLKSVGLDVGKVTYVDDIGKDMVLELSYKGKKIEPGEQLMKTSKIDLVCGNGLENMGVSDSIPTTKEIVIPVEELE from the coding sequence ATGCTAAAAAATATTGTAAAAAATCCAAAGGTAAAAAATGTATTTTTCCATTTGGCTTTGGCTGTTTTGGCTCTTGTAGTTTTAGGATTTCTGATGTTGAAATTCTTGAAAGTGTGGACAAATCACGGAGAATACGTTGTAGTTCCTGATTTAACAAAGAAAACACTAACCGAAGTTGAATTTATTCTGAAAGAAAACAACTTGCGTTATGAGGTTCTTGATTCAACGAATTATGACCCGAAATTTCCAGCCTTTTCAGTGATTAGCCAAAGTCCTGAAGCTACCGAGCACGTGAAGGAAAACAGAAAAATTTATCTGACAATTAATCCTTCGGGCTACCGAAAAGTAACTGTTCCTAAAGTAATCCAGATTACGCGTCGCAGTGCTGAGGCTACTTTGAAATCTGTTGGGCTTGATGTAGGTAAAGTCACGTATGTTGATGATATAGGGAAAGATATGGTTCTTGAACTTTCATACAAAGGCAAAAAAATTGAGCCGGGTGAGCAACTGATGAAAACCTCAAAAATTGATTTGGTTTGCGGAAACGGGTTGGAAAATATGGGAGTTTCGGATTCGATTCCTACAACAAAAGAAATTGTTATTCCTGTTGAAGAATTAGAGTAA
- a CDS encoding RluA family pseudouridine synthase, with protein MQAFEGELEKEDELYEHYSFKAGKGQEPLRVDKFLMNFVENATRNKVQQAAKQGNIFVNGVAVKSNHRVKANDEVKVMFAHPPHEYLLTPENIPIDIVYEDDQLLVVNKPAGMVVHPGHGNYSGTLINALIYHFENLPNNSSNRPGLVHRIDKDTSGLLVIAKTEEAMLHLAQQFFLKTSEREYVALVWGDVQQDEGTVEGHIGRHLKDRLQMDVFPDGNHGKEAVTHYKVLERFGYVTLISCKLETGRTHQIRVHMKHIGHTLFNDERYGGNKILKGTTFAKYKQFVENCFEVLPRQALHAKTLGFEHPVTGQFLRFDSELPEDMVLCIEKWRKYKAGSEFVK; from the coding sequence ATGCAAGCATTTGAAGGAGAGTTAGAAAAAGAAGACGAGCTTTACGAACATTACAGCTTTAAGGCAGGAAAGGGGCAAGAACCATTACGAGTAGATAAGTTTCTGATGAATTTTGTAGAAAACGCTACTCGTAATAAGGTGCAACAAGCTGCAAAACAAGGAAATATATTTGTCAATGGAGTGGCAGTGAAGTCAAATCATCGGGTGAAAGCCAACGATGAGGTGAAAGTTATGTTTGCTCATCCGCCACACGAATATTTATTGACTCCTGAAAATATCCCTATTGATATTGTTTATGAAGATGACCAGTTGTTGGTTGTGAACAAACCGGCGGGAATGGTGGTACATCCCGGACACGGAAATTACAGCGGAACGCTCATCAATGCATTGATATATCACTTTGAAAATCTGCCTAATAACAGCAGTAACCGCCCTGGTTTGGTACATCGTATTGATAAAGATACCAGCGGTTTGTTGGTAATTGCCAAAACAGAAGAGGCAATGCTTCATTTGGCTCAACAATTCTTTTTGAAAACGTCTGAACGTGAATATGTTGCATTAGTTTGGGGAGATGTACAACAGGACGAAGGAACTGTAGAAGGACACATAGGAAGGCATTTGAAAGACCGTCTTCAAATGGATGTTTTTCCCGATGGTAACCACGGAAAAGAAGCCGTTACACACTACAAAGTATTAGAAAGATTTGGGTATGTAACATTGATTTCGTGTAAGTTAGAAACGGGTAGGACACATCAGATACGTGTGCATATGAAGCACATTGGGCATACACTTTTTAACGACGAACGCTACGGAGGTAACAAAATACTAAAAGGAACAACTTTTGCAAAGTACAAACAATTCGTTGAAAATTGCTTTGAAGTGTTGCCACGACAAGCCCTTCACGCTAAAACATTGGGCTTTGAACATCCTGTAACAGGTCAGTTTTTACGTTTTGATTCTGAACTACCTGAAGATATGGTTCTCTGCATCGAAAAATGGAGAAAATACAAGGCAGGAAGTGAATTTGTGAAATAA
- a CDS encoding superoxide dismutase: MKLRNFVPMAALFLSGAVFSSGELYAQVKKKEKTCSKKETCAKSCSKTADYGKPSDVKANEGTFKIVPLKYDYNAVDSYIDAQTMFIHFSKHYVGYLNNLNKAVEGKPQAGQSIEQVLKGLDMSNATLRNNAGGYYNHNMYFDVISPKGGGQPTGVLAEAINLDFGSFENFKKLFSEAGAKRFGSGWAWLVVKDGKLQIGSTANQDNPLMPGLEISGQPILGMDVWEHAYYLKYQNKRGDYVTNFFNVIDWERVAELYKAAIK; this comes from the coding sequence ATGAAACTAAGAAACTTTGTTCCTATGGCAGCACTATTTCTTTCAGGTGCTGTATTTTCATCGGGAGAGCTTTATGCTCAGGTAAAAAAGAAAGAAAAGACTTGTTCAAAAAAAGAAACTTGTGCCAAATCTTGCTCAAAAACAGCAGATTACGGCAAGCCAAGCGACGTTAAAGCCAATGAAGGCACTTTTAAAATCGTTCCGTTAAAGTACGATTATAATGCGGTAGATTCTTACATTGATGCACAAACAATGTTCATTCATTTTTCAAAGCATTACGTAGGATATTTGAACAATTTAAACAAAGCTGTTGAAGGAAAACCTCAAGCAGGGCAATCTATTGAGCAAGTACTTAAAGGCTTGGATATGAGTAACGCTACGCTAAGAAATAACGCGGGAGGATATTACAATCACAATATGTATTTCGATGTTATTTCACCAAAAGGAGGCGGACAACCAACAGGAGTTTTAGCAGAGGCTATCAATCTTGATTTTGGAAGTTTTGAAAACTTTAAAAAGTTATTTTCAGAAGCAGGAGCAAAACGCTTTGGTTCGGGATGGGCTTGGTTAGTGGTAAAAGATGGTAAATTGCAAATCGGAAGCACTGCTAATCAGGATAATCCGTTGATGCCAGGTTTGGAAATTTCAGGACAACCAATCTTAGGGATGGACGTTTGGGAGCACGCCTACTATCTGAAATATCAAAACAAACGAGGAGATTATGTTACTAACTTCTTTAATGTAATCGACTGGGAAAGAGTAGCAGAGCTTTACAAAGCAGCTATAAAATAG
- a CDS encoding AI-2E family transporter has protein sequence MKNKIVFPFYARLALILLGTVLTFLIFYLGREIIVPVVMAMLFAILLRPINRFFNRKCRFPNTISSLVTIFLFVVLILGIATFISVEIGGIASDTEAIVKNIETHWARLQLFITDFFGISKVDQSQHINMVREETKSALTNSAAMLVTSFSDVVFSMAMIPIYAFLFLLYQNHLITFLSKLVGEGDQERLKNILFSIKTAVQSYLIGICLQVLSIAALTAIGLSIVGVQNAILLGVITGILGLIPYLGNLLACVITILATLSGSPDLSLILGVVIVSVVVQIIDNNILVPLVVSSKVEINAFASIIGILVGGSLAGIGGMFLAIPVIAILKVIFDNVPSLNPWGYLLGDDLPKIPQWYNKVKQLKTLAADKKATKKEEPPQENPAP, from the coding sequence ATGAAAAATAAAATTGTCTTTCCTTTTTACGCACGTTTGGCACTTATTTTGCTCGGAACGGTGCTTACATTTCTTATCTTTTACTTAGGTAGAGAGATTATTGTGCCCGTAGTTATGGCGATGCTTTTTGCCATTTTACTGCGTCCTATCAATCGGTTTTTTAATAGGAAATGTCGCTTTCCTAACACTATTTCTTCGCTGGTTACTATTTTCCTTTTCGTGGTGCTGATATTAGGCATAGCAACGTTTATTTCTGTAGAAATTGGAGGTATTGCCAGCGATACGGAAGCCATAGTCAAGAATATTGAAACGCATTGGGCTCGATTACAGCTTTTTATAACTGATTTTTTCGGAATCAGTAAGGTTGATCAATCACAGCATATTAATATGGTTCGGGAAGAAACCAAATCTGCTTTAACGAATTCTGCGGCGATGCTCGTTACCTCATTTTCCGATGTGGTTTTCAGTATGGCGATGATTCCAATTTACGCATTTTTGTTTTTGCTTTACCAAAACCATTTGATTACGTTCCTTTCAAAGTTAGTGGGCGAGGGCGACCAAGAACGCCTGAAAAATATACTCTTCAGCATCAAAACAGCTGTTCAAAGTTATCTGATAGGAATATGCTTACAAGTGCTAAGTATTGCTGCTCTGACGGCGATTGGGCTTTCTATTGTTGGGGTGCAAAACGCAATTCTTTTGGGGGTAATTACCGGAATTTTGGGGCTTATCCCATATCTGGGAAACCTTTTAGCTTGCGTAATTACTATTTTGGCAACGCTTTCAGGCTCGCCCGACTTAAGCCTAATCCTTGGGGTGGTTATAGTTTCGGTGGTGGTGCAGATTATCGACAATAACATCTTGGTGCCTTTGGTGGTGAGTTCAAAAGTGGAGATTAACGCCTTTGCTTCCATCATCGGGATTTTGGTAGGAGGAAGCCTTGCCGGAATAGGAGGGATGTTTTTGGCAATTCCTGTTATTGCCATCCTTAAAGTGATATTTGACAACGTTCCGTCGCTGAATCCTTGGGGGTATTTATTGGGCGATGATTTGCCCAAAATCCCTCAGTGGTACAATAAAGTAAAGCAATTGAAAACGCTTGCAGCGGACAAGAAAGCAACCAAAAAAGAAGAACCACCGCAAGAGAATCCCGCACCATAG
- a CDS encoding 1,4-dihydroxy-2-naphthoyl-CoA synthase has protein sequence MNWETVKEYEDITYKKCNGVARIAFNRPEVRNAFRPKTTSELLDAFKDAHEDTSIGVVLLSSEGPSPKDGVWSFCSGGDQKARGHQGYVGEDGYHRLNILEVQRLIRFMPKAVICVVNGWAVGGGHSLHVVCDLTLASKEYAIFKQTDADVTSFDAGYGSAYLAKMVGQKKAREIFFLGRNYSAQEAYEMGMVNAVIPHDELEQTAYEWAQEILAKSPTSIKMLKFAMNLTDDGMVGQQVFAGEATRLAYMTEEAKEGRDAFLEKRKPNFEKKWIP, from the coding sequence ATGAATTGGGAAACAGTAAAAGAATACGAAGATATTACCTATAAAAAATGTAACGGCGTAGCCAGAATCGCCTTTAACCGACCTGAAGTTCGTAACGCGTTCCGCCCTAAAACTACCTCTGAACTACTTGATGCTTTTAAAGATGCTCACGAGGATACTTCCATTGGTGTTGTTCTTCTATCTTCCGAAGGTCCTTCGCCAAAAGATGGTGTATGGAGCTTTTGTAGCGGTGGCGACCAAAAGGCTCGCGGACATCAGGGCTACGTGGGCGAAGATGGATATCATCGATTGAATATTTTGGAAGTACAAAGACTTATTCGCTTTATGCCTAAGGCTGTAATTTGCGTGGTAAACGGCTGGGCTGTAGGTGGCGGACATTCGCTTCACGTGGTTTGTGACCTCACGCTGGCAAGTAAGGAGTACGCCATCTTCAAACAAACCGATGCGGACGTAACCAGCTTTGATGCGGGGTATGGTTCGGCATATCTGGCAAAGATGGTAGGACAAAAGAAGGCACGTGAAATCTTCTTTTTAGGCAGAAATTACTCTGCTCAAGAAGCGTACGAAATGGGAATGGTCAATGCCGTAATTCCGCACGATGAATTGGAGCAAACAGCTTACGAATGGGCTCAAGAAATCTTGGCGAAGTCGCCTACTTCTATCAAAATGCTGAAATTTGCAATGAACCTTACCGACGACGGAATGGTAGGGCAACAAGTTTTCGCCGGAGAAGCTACCCGCCTTGCCTATATGACAGAAGAAGCCAAAGAAGGGCGTGATGCTTTCCTCGAAAAACGCAAACCGAACTTTGAAAAGAAATGGATTCCTTAG
- the fsa gene encoding fructose-6-phosphate aldolase: MKFFIDTANLNQIREAQDLGILDGVTTNPSLMAKEGITGTNNILKHYVDICNIVDGDVSAEVIATDFEGIIKEGEMLASLHEQIVVKVPMIKEGIKAIKYFSDKGIRTNCTLVFSAGQALLAAKAGATYVSPFIGRLDDVSTDGLNLIEDIRLIYDNYDFETEILAASVRHTMHIMHCAKIGADVVTAPLSAILGLLKHPLTDSGLAQFLADYKKGN, encoded by the coding sequence ATGAAATTTTTTATTGACACAGCTAATTTAAACCAAATCCGTGAAGCACAAGATTTGGGCATTTTGGACGGCGTTACTACGAATCCGTCGCTTATGGCAAAAGAGGGAATCACCGGCACGAACAACATCTTGAAACATTATGTTGATATCTGTAACATTGTGGACGGAGATGTATCTGCGGAAGTAATTGCCACAGATTTTGAAGGCATTATAAAAGAAGGAGAAATGCTGGCTTCGTTACACGAACAAATTGTGGTAAAAGTTCCGATGATAAAAGAAGGAATAAAGGCCATTAAGTATTTTTCGGATAAAGGCATACGAACTAACTGTACGCTTGTATTCTCTGCAGGTCAGGCATTATTGGCAGCTAAAGCTGGAGCTACGTACGTTTCGCCTTTCATCGGAAGACTGGACGACGTTTCAACCGATGGGCTAAACCTCATTGAGGATATCCGATTGATTTATGACAATTATGATTTTGAAACAGAAATCTTAGCTGCCTCCGTTCGCCACACGATGCACATTATGCACTGTGCCAAAATTGGGGCAGACGTGGTTACCGCACCTCTTTCAGCTATTTTGGGCTTACTAAAACATCCACTAACTGACAGTGGTTTAGCACAATTTTTAGCAGATTACAAAAAAGGAAATTAA
- a CDS encoding DUF6261 family protein: MIRNFNLGRIPQMAFLAHMTNVKNHLAKEDATSLGLEAVQAEFVTDLEAFEEALKPLQKSLLTEKIEEADNQRDKILVNFTQHCRTFVFFPEAEKSNSAKELLAEIDKFGKAPQDKPRAEQTAIINSLLKDLDTPTHKQNLSNIWATEWVKYLAQTNTEFEKLYNERTYETSGNEPGLSKKLRIKTYDSFKKLVQYINALATINGMEKYKNLIDNINKEIEQVR; the protein is encoded by the coding sequence ATGATTAGAAATTTTAATTTGGGAAGAATCCCACAGATGGCTTTCTTGGCACATATGACTAATGTCAAGAATCATTTAGCGAAAGAAGATGCAACTTCATTAGGCTTAGAAGCAGTTCAAGCTGAATTTGTTACCGATTTAGAAGCTTTTGAAGAAGCTCTCAAACCTTTGCAAAAAAGTTTGCTTACTGAAAAAATTGAAGAAGCCGACAATCAACGCGACAAGATTTTAGTGAACTTTACACAACATTGCCGCACGTTTGTTTTCTTCCCCGAAGCTGAAAAATCAAATTCTGCAAAGGAATTATTGGCTGAAATTGATAAGTTTGGCAAAGCTCCGCAAGACAAACCCCGTGCCGAGCAAACTGCCATTATCAATTCTCTACTCAAAGACCTTGATACACCTACGCACAAGCAAAATTTGAGCAACATTTGGGCTACCGAATGGGTGAAATATCTTGCCCAAACAAACACTGAGTTTGAAAAGCTCTATAATGAACGTACGTATGAAACTTCGGGCAATGAACCAGGGCTGAGCAAGAAATTACGTATAAAAACATACGATAGCTTTAAGAAGTTAGTGCAGTACATCAACGCTTTGGCGACTATCAACGGTATGGAAAAATACAAAAACTTAATCGACAACATTAACAAAGAAATTGAACAAGTAAGGTAA
- a CDS encoding SDR family oxidoreductase — protein sequence MNRSKIVLITGATSGIGKETALLLTKKGFTVYGTARNVEGKNLPFKLLPMDVRNQESISQAVKTILAETGKIDILINNAGVGITGAVEEIPMEELQNVFATNFYGAISLMQAVLPSMREQKSGLIINVTSIAGYMGLPFRGAYSASKGALMLMSEALRMEVKNFGIEIATVAPGDYATDIASRRYHAPVKENSAYAEIYQKSLDLMNQHVDSGGNPIEMAEKIFQIICTKHPNVHYKQGSFLQKFSIVLKRILPSKTYEKMLMNHYKM from the coding sequence ATGAATCGTTCAAAAATTGTTCTAATTACGGGAGCTACTTCGGGGATTGGGAAGGAAACAGCCCTATTGCTCACAAAAAAAGGTTTCACCGTTTATGGTACAGCCCGAAATGTTGAAGGCAAAAACCTGCCCTTTAAGCTACTCCCGATGGACGTACGCAACCAAGAAAGCATCTCTCAAGCAGTGAAAACCATTCTCGCAGAAACCGGAAAGATAGACATCCTTATTAATAACGCCGGCGTGGGCATTACCGGAGCCGTGGAGGAAATCCCTATGGAAGAACTTCAAAATGTATTCGCCACGAATTTTTACGGAGCTATCTCCCTAATGCAAGCCGTTTTACCGTCGATGCGAGAACAAAAAAGCGGACTCATCATCAATGTCACTTCCATTGCAGGCTATATGGGGCTTCCGTTTCGGGGAGCATACTCCGCCAGTAAAGGTGCCTTAATGCTAATGTCCGAAGCCCTGCGGATGGAAGTCAAAAACTTTGGGATTGAAATAGCCACAGTAGCTCCGGGTGATTACGCCACCGATATCGCTTCACGCAGATACCACGCTCCTGTGAAAGAAAATTCGGCGTATGCGGAAATCTACCAAAAGTCATTGGATTTGATGAATCAGCACGTGGATTCAGGAGGCAATCCGATAGAAATGGCTGAAAAAATCTTTCAAATCATATGCACAAAACATCCCAACGTTCATTACAAACAGGGAAGTTTCTTGCAGAAATTCTCAATCGTTTTAAAGCGTATCTTGCCGAGCAAAACATACGAGAAAATGCTGATGAATCATTACAAAATGTAA
- a CDS encoding carboxylesterase family protein codes for MKLHVLILLLIMPTSFFAQNEAFSKEIFIGSTKDSLKYRRLIPENLEKNRKYPLVLFLHGAGERGKDNESQLLHGGTMFSNPLNRDKYPSFVLFPQCPNNFYWSIEKRPEQGFDSSALFSENPPITSQMKLVIELLNDFTEKNPVDEKRIYVVGLSMGAMATFDLVCRLPDKFAAAIPICGAVNPERLKHLKTNTQFRIYHGDSDQVVPVNFSRNAYKALKKTGKNVEYIEFYGVGHNSWHPAFNMPDFLSWLYQNQK; via the coding sequence ATGAAACTTCACGTATTAATATTACTTTTAATTATGCCTACATCATTTTTTGCTCAAAATGAAGCCTTTTCAAAAGAGATATTCATCGGCAGCACTAAAGACTCGTTAAAGTACAGGCGGTTAATTCCTGAAAATTTGGAAAAAAACAGAAAATATCCGTTGGTGTTATTCTTGCACGGTGCGGGCGAAAGAGGCAAAGACAATGAAAGCCAGCTTCTTCACGGCGGAACGATGTTCTCCAATCCGTTAAACCGAGACAAATATCCATCATTTGTTTTGTTCCCCCAATGCCCGAATAATTTTTACTGGTCAATTGAAAAGCGACCGGAACAAGGATTTGACAGCTCCGCTCTGTTTTCTGAAAATCCTCCCATTACTTCACAGATGAAACTTGTCATAGAACTTTTAAATGACTTCACCGAAAAGAACCCTGTGGACGAAAAACGCATTTACGTAGTTGGGTTATCAATGGGAGCGATGGCTACTTTTGATTTGGTTTGTCGTTTGCCTGACAAATTTGCAGCTGCTATCCCCATCTGCGGAGCTGTAAACCCCGAACGACTGAAGCATCTAAAAACCAATACCCAATTCCGTATTTATCACGGAGATAGTGACCAGGTCGTTCCTGTTAATTTCTCCAGAAATGCCTACAAAGCTTTGAAGAAAACAGGCAAAAATGTCGAATACATCGAATTTTATGGCGTGGGTCATAATAGTTGGCATCCCGCCTTCAATATGCCCGATTTTCTGTCTTGGCTCTACCAGAATCAAAAATAG
- a CDS encoding ISAs1 family transposase, with product MDLVSYFSDIEDFRMVNKCNHLLSDILLIGLFTYLSNGEDYEDMVLFAENHPDFVREYCKLPNGVPSHDTFNRVFSSLDTSVLNKCLMDCGKAILDTLGEKQICIDGKKIKGVNPRSRGNTGLYIVNAWVSENELCIGQKKVADKSNEITAIPEIINSLDIENAVVSIDAMGCQKEIASVIMAKKGHYLLSLKSNQSELFEDVVCGFKARSSDCFSEEWEYSSSRFETRKCRILQAKDVLLDENLSVWAGLKTLIQIESERHLGADIQKETRYYISSEEGLSADYFNELVRGHWGIENKLHWHLDVTFREDSCRARAGFSAENLSALRKLALQMIKNQKDKLSLKKRRLKAAYNTDYLKDIIQNFSCV from the coding sequence ATGGATTTAGTGAGTTATTTTTCTGACATTGAGGATTTTCGTATGGTGAACAAATGCAATCATCTTCTTTCTGACATACTTCTCATTGGGCTTTTCACCTATTTGAGCAACGGCGAAGACTACGAAGATATGGTATTATTTGCTGAAAATCACCCTGATTTTGTGCGTGAATATTGTAAGCTTCCCAACGGAGTACCCTCCCACGATACCTTTAATCGAGTTTTTAGTTCGCTGGATACTAGCGTTTTAAACAAATGCTTAATGGATTGTGGTAAAGCCATTTTGGACACGCTTGGCGAAAAACAAATTTGCATTGATGGTAAAAAGATTAAAGGTGTAAATCCTAGAAGTCGTGGAAATACAGGGCTTTACATTGTAAATGCTTGGGTGAGCGAAAACGAACTTTGCATCGGACAGAAAAAAGTAGCAGACAAATCCAATGAAATAACGGCTATTCCTGAAATCATCAATAGTTTAGATATTGAAAATGCGGTAGTTAGCATTGATGCGATGGGCTGTCAGAAAGAAATAGCATCTGTAATTATGGCGAAAAAAGGGCATTATTTACTGTCTTTAAAATCGAATCAATCAGAATTATTTGAGGATGTGGTCTGCGGATTTAAAGCCAGGTCAAGTGATTGTTTTTCAGAAGAATGGGAATATTCTTCGTCTCGATTTGAAACTCGTAAATGCCGTATTTTACAAGCGAAAGATGTGTTGCTTGATGAAAATTTATCGGTTTGGGCGGGGTTGAAAACCCTGATTCAAATTGAATCTGAAAGGCATTTAGGTGCTGATATTCAGAAAGAAACGAGGTATTACATCAGCAGTGAAGAGGGCTTATCTGCGGATTATTTCAATGAATTAGTTCGTGGGCATTGGGGGATTGAGAATAAATTGCATTGGCATTTGGATGTAACATTTCGGGAGGATTCGTGCCGAGCCAGAGCAGGATTTTCGGCTGAAAACCTATCTGCTCTGCGGAAATTAGCCTTACAAATGATTAAAAATCAAAAAGATAAATTAAGCTTAAAGAAACGAAGACTCAAAGCCGCCTACAATACAGATTACTTAAAAGATATTATCCAAAATTTTTCATGCGTTTGA
- a CDS encoding GYDIA family GHMP kinase, protein METYRSNGKLLITGEYAVLDGALSLALPTKQGQTLNIIPQKDDFTWKSYDVHNKIWFETQNLKTNNDKFIPIVDTLKKILNVASEMNPSFSEKMNNCLVETHLEFERNWGLGSSSTLINNIAQWAGVCPFELLFRSFGGSGYDIACAKHNTPILYKLDEGKPKTYPVNFNLPFSNKLFFIHLNKKQNSKEGIAHYRIIKKGKAKLCSQLTEITEELLRFPSEKEFCYLLEQHEEILAEFLDIPTVKSLEFPYFEGTIKSLGAWGGDFVLAVGEPSYVKNYFSAKGFSTIIPYSEMILS, encoded by the coding sequence ATGGAAACATATCGCAGTAACGGAAAGCTTTTAATTACAGGTGAATATGCCGTTTTGGACGGAGCTTTGAGCCTCGCCTTGCCCACAAAACAAGGACAAACATTAAACATCATCCCGCAAAAAGACGATTTTACTTGGAAAAGCTACGACGTTCACAATAAAATTTGGTTCGAAACCCAAAACTTGAAAACGAATAATGACAAATTTATTCCAATTGTTGATACTTTAAAGAAAATTTTGAATGTAGCGAGCGAAATGAATCCTTCGTTTTCAGAAAAAATGAATAATTGTTTGGTTGAAACGCATTTGGAATTTGAACGGAATTGGGGATTGGGCTCTTCTTCCACGCTGATTAACAACATCGCACAATGGGCGGGAGTTTGTCCGTTTGAGTTGTTATTCAGAAGTTTTGGAGGAAGCGGATACGATATCGCCTGTGCAAAACACAACACTCCCATTTTGTACAAGTTAGACGAAGGAAAACCAAAAACTTATCCTGTAAATTTCAACCTTCCTTTTAGTAACAAACTATTTTTCATACATTTAAATAAAAAACAAAATAGTAAAGAAGGTATTGCTCATTACAGAATCATCAAGAAAGGTAAAGCAAAACTCTGCTCTCAACTTACGGAAATTACCGAAGAGCTTTTACGATTTCCTTCCGAAAAAGAATTTTGTTATTTATTGGAACAACACGAAGAAATCTTAGCTGAGTTTCTCGACATTCCTACTGTTAAAAGTTTGGAATTTCCTTATTTTGAAGGCACAATAAAAAGCTTGGGAGCTTGGGGCGGAGATTTCGTGCTTGCAGTGGGTGAGCCATCGTATGTGAAAAATTATTTTTCAGCTAAAGGTTTTTCAACGATTATTCCGTACAGCGAAATGATTCTGTCGTAA
- the pdxA gene encoding 4-hydroxythreonine-4-phosphate dehydrogenase PdxA, translating into MKDNLIKVGISIGDMNGVGLEIILKTFEDSKMLELCTPIIFASNKTVSFQRKHFDINTNFQGIDKIESTIPGKLNVLNCWKESPNVTFGQVTEDGGKYAFISLKKSVEALKEGLIDVLVTAPINKNNIQSEEFSFPGHTDYLAKELEGQSLMFMVSEGLRVGLFTDHVPLKDVSSHITENLIFSKIRLMNESLRKDFCLQRPKIAVLGLNPHCGDGGVIGSEDDEIIRPALRKLFDEGVLVFGPFSADSFFATKNYCNYDAVIAPYHDQGLIPFKTLSFGNGVNYTAGLSKVRTSPDHGTAYEIAGKGIADADSFRHAVFMAIDVFKNRLEYDSLTENPLKTKVLEAEK; encoded by the coding sequence ATGAAAGATAATTTGATAAAAGTAGGAATCTCCATTGGTGATATGAATGGAGTGGGATTGGAAATAATTCTCAAAACATTTGAAGATTCAAAAATGTTGGAGTTGTGCACGCCAATTATTTTTGCGTCGAACAAAACGGTTTCTTTTCAGCGTAAACATTTCGATATAAATACGAATTTTCAAGGGATTGACAAAATTGAAAGTACAATTCCTGGGAAACTTAATGTGCTGAATTGCTGGAAAGAATCACCAAATGTAACCTTTGGGCAAGTCACAGAAGATGGAGGAAAATATGCTTTTATTTCTTTGAAAAAATCCGTTGAAGCCTTAAAAGAAGGCTTGATAGATGTGTTGGTGACAGCTCCAATCAACAAAAATAATATTCAGTCAGAGGAATTTAGCTTCCCCGGGCATACGGATTATTTGGCTAAAGAATTGGAGGGACAAAGTTTGATGTTTATGGTAAGCGAGGGGCTTAGAGTAGGGCTTTTTACCGACCACGTTCCGCTTAAAGATGTTAGTTCGCATATTACAGAAAATTTGATTTTCAGTAAAATACGCTTGATGAATGAATCACTCCGAAAAGATTTCTGTTTGCAACGTCCTAAAATTGCCGTATTGGGGCTTAATCCTCATTGTGGCGATGGGGGGGTGATTGGCTCGGAAGACGATGAGATTATTCGTCCTGCGTTGAGAAAATTATTTGATGAAGGTGTTTTGGTTTTTGGACCATTTTCTGCTGATAGTTTTTTTGCTACAAAAAATTATTGTAATTACGATGCGGTAATAGCGCCTTATCACGACCAAGGACTGATTCCTTTTAAAACGCTATCTTTCGGGAATGGAGTGAATTACACGGCAGGACTTAGCAAAGTACGTACCTCGCCCGACCACGGAACAGCATACGAGATTGCCGGTAAAGGAATTGCCGATGCCGATTCGTTCCGACACGCAGTTTTTATGGCAATAGACGTTTTTAAAAACAGACTTGAATATGATTCATTGACCGAAAATCCTCTAAAAACAAAAGTTTTAGAAGCAGAAAAATAA